From a single Pirellulales bacterium genomic region:
- the moaC gene encoding cyclic pyranopterin monophosphate synthase MoaC, with protein MSDLSHFDERGQSRMVDVGGKPVTQRTACASGLVRMAPATLSLIQNRRLAKGDVLEVARLAGIMAAKRTADLIPLCHPLPLDSVTIEFTFPDVSTLAICAEARVTARTGVEMEALTAVSVAALTVYDMCKGVDRGITIAAVQLEEKSGGRSGHWQRG; from the coding sequence ATGTCCGACCTGAGCCACTTCGACGAGCGCGGGCAGAGCCGAATGGTCGATGTCGGCGGCAAACCGGTCACTCAGAGAACGGCTTGCGCCAGCGGCTTGGTTCGCATGGCCCCGGCGACCCTCAGCTTGATCCAAAATCGCCGGCTGGCGAAGGGCGACGTGCTGGAGGTTGCCCGCCTGGCCGGAATCATGGCGGCCAAGCGCACGGCCGATCTCATTCCGCTCTGCCATCCGCTCCCTTTGGACTCGGTGACCATCGAGTTCACGTTTCCCGATGTGTCGACCTTGGCTATTTGCGCCGAGGCCCGGGTAACGGCGCGCACGGGTGTCGAGATGGAAGCGCTCACGGCGGTCAGCGTCGCCGCGCTCACGGTCTACGACATGTGCAAGGGCGTCGATCGCGGGATCACAATCGCCGCCGTGCAACTTGAGGAAAAATCCGGCGGCCGCAGCGGGCACTGGCAGCGCGGGTGA
- a CDS encoding YhjD/YihY/BrkB family envelope integrity protein, with amino-acid sequence MVAGVAWEIGRQLLALLIVGKSYTAYGVIGSFIVLMLWFYYASVVLLFGAEFVQVGGNSGDDPAPSTAQIRVSP; translated from the coding sequence CTGGTGGCAGGGGTCGCCTGGGAAATCGGCCGGCAATTGCTCGCACTCTTGATCGTCGGCAAGAGCTACACGGCCTACGGCGTCATCGGCTCATTCATCGTGCTGATGCTCTGGTTCTATTACGCGAGCGTGGTCCTGCTCTTCGGTGCCGAGTTCGTGCAGGTCGGCGGGAATTCCGGTGATGACCCCGCGCCCTCGACGGCCCAAATTCGTGTTTCGCCTTGA
- a CDS encoding YihY/virulence factor BrkB family protein, which translates to MIRWIAKRFWPRLYRAMMKWQQDDGLTWAASLAYYAAFSFFPLVLVIIAGAGFVLRFSQSAQLHQQQLVKLIGEQTSPKLADEVAKVLSGVQTSAAVSGPVGLATLVLGAIGIFMQLEAAFDRIWKINANGDGPKRTLLRILRTVLFTRLRAFLMLIGAGVVVLAAFISNMVVAGISRYAEQLPMGTLLFHGLQLAASAFLNALMFTLLYRVLPKRHVPWLQAIGGGLVAGVAWEIGRQLLALVIVGKSYTAYGVIGSFIVLMLWFYYASMVLLFGAEFVQVGGDADRRSPES; encoded by the coding sequence ATGATTCGATGGATCGCCAAGCGTTTCTGGCCGCGGCTTTACCGTGCGATGATGAAATGGCAGCAAGACGACGGGCTCACCTGGGCCGCCTCGCTCGCCTATTACGCGGCATTCTCGTTCTTTCCGCTGGTGCTCGTCATCATCGCCGGGGCGGGCTTCGTGCTGAGGTTTTCGCAAAGCGCCCAATTGCACCAGCAACAACTGGTCAAGTTGATCGGCGAGCAGACCTCTCCAAAACTGGCCGACGAGGTCGCCAAGGTTCTTTCCGGCGTTCAAACCAGCGCAGCGGTGAGCGGCCCGGTCGGCTTGGCGACTCTCGTGCTAGGCGCCATTGGCATCTTCATGCAGCTCGAAGCGGCCTTCGACCGGATCTGGAAAATCAATGCCAATGGCGATGGCCCGAAGCGGACCCTCTTGCGGATTCTGCGCACTGTGCTCTTCACGCGGCTACGGGCCTTCCTGATGCTCATCGGGGCCGGAGTCGTCGTGCTCGCCGCGTTTATCTCGAATATGGTTGTCGCTGGAATCAGCCGCTATGCGGAACAATTGCCGATGGGCACTCTGCTCTTCCACGGATTGCAGCTCGCTGCGAGTGCCTTCTTGAACGCTCTGATGTTCACGCTGCTCTATCGCGTGCTGCCAAAGAGGCATGTTCCTTGGCTGCAAGCGATCGGCGGCGGTCTGGTGGCAGGGGTGGCCTGGGAAATCGGCCGGCAATTGCTCGCGCTCGTAATCGTCGGCAAGAGCTACACAGCCTACGGCGTCATCGGCTCATTCATCGTGCTGATGTTGTGGTTCTATTACGCGAGCATGGTCCTGCTCTTCGGTGCCGAGTTCGTGCAGGTGGGCGGCGACGCCGATCGCCGCTCCCCCGAATCCTGA
- a CDS encoding SUMF1/EgtB/PvdO family nonheme iron enzyme produces the protein MINIAMVPVGDPGNAADSTGYGSVSYPYSIGKYDITASQYAAFLNAVAAADPYGLYNSFMASNSPNITGAGIIQSGNSGSYTYSVVAGHETFPVNFVNWGNSARFANWLQNGQPTGVEGPGTTETGAYTLNGATSTAALMAVTRNPGATWVIPTEDEWYKTAYYKGGGTNAGYWLYPERSNSAPSNMLSATGTNNANFYQGGYTDPTNYLTPVGAFAGSPGSYGTFDEGGDVSQWNEAVVTGSSRGVRGGSFFYLPSDILDNAPSYDRYFLGFDPTTETGLVGFRVASRAASVPEPGSVVLLLMGALGFLLCRVSRTNILSPCAAWPASGYD, from the coding sequence ATGATTAACATCGCGATGGTTCCCGTCGGCGATCCGGGCAACGCGGCCGATTCGACCGGTTACGGCTCGGTCAGCTACCCGTACTCGATCGGCAAGTACGACATCACAGCCAGCCAATATGCCGCATTTCTCAACGCAGTGGCGGCAGCCGACCCCTATGGGCTCTACAATTCGTTCATGGCTAGCAATTCCCCCAATATAACCGGTGCCGGAATCATCCAGAGCGGGAATTCCGGAAGCTATACGTATTCCGTCGTTGCCGGCCATGAAACCTTTCCTGTGAACTTTGTCAATTGGGGCAATTCGGCTCGATTCGCCAATTGGCTGCAAAATGGGCAGCCAACCGGAGTGGAAGGACCGGGCACCACCGAGACCGGCGCCTACACACTGAATGGCGCGACCTCGACTGCCGCGTTGATGGCCGTCACGCGCAATCCAGGCGCTACCTGGGTCATTCCCACTGAGGATGAATGGTACAAGACTGCATATTACAAGGGAGGTGGCACAAACGCCGGCTACTGGCTCTACCCGGAGCGGAGCAACAGCGCGCCGAGCAACATGCTTTCCGCGACCGGCACAAACAACGCGAACTTCTACCAGGGTGGATACACCGATCCGACGAACTATCTAACCCCGGTGGGCGCGTTCGCCGGTTCGCCGGGATCCTACGGTACATTCGATGAAGGGGGCGACGTCTCTCAATGGAACGAAGCGGTGGTGACGGGTTCGTCGCGTGGTGTGCGTGGCGGGTCGTTCTTCTATTTGCCGTCCGACATCTTGGACAACGCGCCTTCCTATGATCGCTACTTTCTCGGCTTCGATCCGACGACTGAGACCGGTCTCGTCGGATTCCGCGTCGCAAGCCGCGCTGCGAGTGTCCCTGAGCCAGGTAGCGTTGTCTTGTTGCTCATGGGCGCTTTAGGATTCTTGCTCTGTCGGGTAAGCCGAACGAATATCCTGTCTCCATGCGCGGCATGGCCGGCAAGTGGTTACGATTGA